One stretch of Macaca nemestrina isolate mMacNem1 chromosome 17, mMacNem.hap1, whole genome shotgun sequence DNA includes these proteins:
- the LOC105469367 gene encoding somatotropin-like produces MAAGSRTSLLLVFALLCLPWLQEAGRVPSVPLSRLFDNIMMQAHRLHQLAFDTYQEFEKTYIPKEKKHSLMGNPQASFCFSESIPTPSNREETQQKSNLELLRISLLLIQSWLEPVQLLGSVFANNLVYGTSESDAYDLLKNLEEGIQTLMRRLQDGSPRTGQIFKQTYSTFDTDSQNDDSLLKNYELLHCFRKDMDMVETFLRMVQCRTVEGSCGF; encoded by the exons ATGGCTGCAG GCTCCCGGACATCCCTGCTCCTGGTTTTTGCcctcctctgcctgccttggcttcaaGAGGCTGGTAGGGTCCCAAGCGTACCCTTATCCAGGCTTTTTGACAACATTATGATGCAAGCCCATCGCCTGCACCAACTGGCCTTTGACACCTACCAGGAGTTT GAAAAAACCTACatcccaaaggaaaagaagcatTCGCTCATGGGGAACCCCCAGGCCTCCTTCTGCTTCTCAGAGTCTATTCCCACACCCTCCAACAGGGAGGAAACGCAGCAGAAATCC AACCTAGAGCTGCTCCGCATCTCCCTGCTTCTCATCCAGTCGTGGCTGGAGCCCGTGCAGTTACTCGGGAGTGTGTTTGCCAACAACCTGGTGTATGGCACCTCGGAGAGCGATGCCTATGACCTCCTAAAGAACCTAGAGGAAGGCATCCAAACGTTGATGCGG AGGCTGCAAGATGGCAGCCCCCGGACTGGGCAGATCTTCAAGCAGACCTACAGCACGTTTGACACAGACTCACAGAACGATGACTCACTGCTCAAGAACTACGAGCTGCTCCACTGCTTCAGGAAGGACATGGATATGGTCGAGACATTCCTGCGCATGGTGCAGTGCCGCACTGTGGAGGGCAGCTGTGGCTTCTAG
- the LOC139359665 gene encoding growth hormone variant-like isoform X2: MAAEAYIPKEQKYSFLRNPQTSLCFSESIPTPSNKEETQQKSNLELLHISLLLIQSWLEPVQLLRSVFTNNLVYGTSNFNVYFYLKNLEEGIQTLMWRLEDGSPRTGQIFKQTYSKFDTNSHNDDTLLKNYRLLYCFRKDMNKVETFLCTVRCRAVEGSCGF, translated from the exons ATGGCTGCAG AAGCCTATATCCCAAAGGAACAGAAGTATTCATTCCTGCGCAACCCCCAGACCTCCCTCTGCTTCTCAGAGTCTATTCCGACACCCTCCAACAAGGAGGAAACACAGCAGAAATCC AACCTAGAGCTGCTCCACATCTCCCTGCTGCTCATCCAGTCGTGGCTGGAGCCCGTGCAGTTACTCAGGAGTGTGTTTACCAACAACCTGGTGTATGGCACCTCGAACTTCAACGTCTATTTCTACCTAAAGAACCTAGAGGAAGGCATCCAAACGCTGATGTGG AGGCTGGAAGACGGCAGCCCCCGGACTGGGCAGATCTTCAAGCAGACCTACAGCAAGTTTGACACAAACTCGCACAACGATGACACACTGCTCAAGAACTACAGGCTGCTCTACTGCTTCAGGAAGGACATGAACAAGGTCGAGACATTCCTGTGCACCGTGCGGTGCCGCGCTGTGGAGGGCAGCTGTGGCTTCTAG
- the LOC139359665 gene encoding growth hormone variant-like isoform X1: protein MAAGSWTCLILAIALLCLPWLQEGSAFPTIPLSWLFNNAVLCAHHLHKLASDTYQKFEEAYIPKEQKYSFLRNPQTSLCFSESIPTPSNKEETQQKSNLELLHISLLLIQSWLEPVQLLRSVFTNNLVYGTSNFNVYFYLKNLEEGIQTLMWRLEDGSPRTGQIFKQTYSKFDTNSHNDDTLLKNYRLLYCFRKDMNKVETFLCTVRCRAVEGSCGF, encoded by the exons ATGGCTGCAG GCTCCTGGACATGCCTAATTCTGGCTATTGCCCTGCTCTGCCTACCTTGGCTTCAAGAGGGCAGTGCCTTCCCAACCATTCCCTTATCCTGGCTTTTTAACAACGCTGTGCTCTGCGCCCATCACCTGCACAAGCTAGCATCTGACACGTACCAGAAGTTT GAAGAAGCCTATATCCCAAAGGAACAGAAGTATTCATTCCTGCGCAACCCCCAGACCTCCCTCTGCTTCTCAGAGTCTATTCCGACACCCTCCAACAAGGAGGAAACACAGCAGAAATCC AACCTAGAGCTGCTCCACATCTCCCTGCTGCTCATCCAGTCGTGGCTGGAGCCCGTGCAGTTACTCAGGAGTGTGTTTACCAACAACCTGGTGTATGGCACCTCGAACTTCAACGTCTATTTCTACCTAAAGAACCTAGAGGAAGGCATCCAAACGCTGATGTGG AGGCTGGAAGACGGCAGCCCCCGGACTGGGCAGATCTTCAAGCAGACCTACAGCAAGTTTGACACAAACTCGCACAACGATGACACACTGCTCAAGAACTACAGGCTGCTCTACTGCTTCAGGAAGGACATGAACAAGGTCGAGACATTCCTGTGCACCGTGCGGTGCCGCGCTGTGGAGGGCAGCTGTGGCTTCTAG